One genomic segment of Sorex araneus isolate mSorAra2 chromosome X, mSorAra2.pri, whole genome shotgun sequence includes these proteins:
- the GSPT2 gene encoding eukaryotic peptide chain release factor GTP-binding subunit ERF3B — translation MDPSGGGGGSSSSSSSDLAPECWDQVDLEVPGSAPSGDRAALVAGAEDSREPLISALSHQLNVHAEPFVPNVHAAESVPSFQRGRAQTQSLQPSSASEDETCAGGVSKPQGKRLGRGAPVDHSKEEQLVLPEGSSSATTMELSEPVVENAEVLEESWEQHKEISEAEPGGSSLGEMGSPEEKVKEMMEKEKMKRQKSGAVPTGAPRKEHVNVIFIGHVDAGKSTIGGQIMFLTGMVDKRTLEKYEREAKEKNRETWYLSWALDTNQEERDKGKTVEVGRAYFETEKKHFTILDAPGHKSFVPNMIGGASQADLAVLVISARKGEFETGFEKGGQTREHAMLAKTAGVKHLVVLINKMDDPTVNWSNERYEECKEKLLPFLKKIGFSPKKDIHFMPCSGLTGANIKEQSEFCPWYTGLPFISYLDSMPNFSRSIDGPIRLPIVDKYKDMGTVVLGKLESGSISKGQHLVMMPNKHNVEVLGLLSDDTETDYVAPGENLKIRLKGIEEEEILPGFILCEPKNLCHSGRTFDVQIMIIEHKSIICPGYNAVLHIHTCVEEVEITALISLIDKKSGEKSKTRPRFVKQDQVCIARLRTAGIICLETFKDFPQMGRFTLRDEGKTIAIGKVLKLVPEKD, via the coding sequence ATGGATCctagcggcggcggcggcggcagcagcagcagcagcagcagcgactTGGCACCCGAGTGCTGGGACCAGGTGGACCTGGAAGTCCCGGGTTCGGCTCCGAGCGGGGACAGAGCTGCCTTGGTGGCTGGAGCCGAGGATTCGCGCGAGCCGCTCATCTCGGCATTGAGCCATCAGCTCAACGTCCACGCCGAACCTTTCGTGCCTAATGTACACGCTGCAGAGTCCGTGCCGTCCTTCCAGAGGGGCCGGGCCCAGACGCAGAGCCTCCAGCCCAGTAGCGCCAGCGAGGATGAAACCTGCGCCGGCGGCGTGAGCAAACCGCAAGGTAAAAGGCTGGGACGGGGGGCACCTGTGGATCATTCCAAAGAGGAACAGCTAGTGTTGCCTGAAGGTTCCAGCTCTGCCACTACCATGGAACTTTCAGAACCTGTTGTAGAAAATGCAGAGGTCCTAGAAGAGTCATGGGAGCAACATAAAGAAATAAGTGAAGCTGAACCAGGGGGTAGCTCCTTGGGGGAGATGGGGTCCCCTGAAGAAAAAGTCAAGGAAATGATggagaaggagaaaatgaaaagacagaaaTCTGGGGCAGTACCTACAGGTGCACCTAGAAAAGAACATGTAAATGTGATATTCATTGGGCATGTAGATGCTGGCAAGTCAACCATTGGTGGACAAATAATGTTTTTGACAGGAATGGTTGACAAAAGAACACTTGAAAAGTATGAAAGAGAagctaaggaaaaaaataggGAAACTTGGTATTTGTCCTGGGCGTTAGATACAAATCAGGAAGAACGAGACAAAGGTAAAACAGTAGAAGTGGGTCGTGCCTATTtcgaaacagaaaagaaacatttcacGATTTTAGATGCCCCTGGCCACAAGAGTTTTGTTCCAAATATGATTGGTGGTGCTTCACAAGCTGATTTGGCTGTCCTGGTAATCTCTGCTAGAAAAGGAGAGTTTGAAACCGGATTTGAAAAAGGTGGACAGACAAGAGAACATGCTATGTTGGCAAAAACAGCAGGGGTGAAGCATTTGGTAGTGCTTATTAATAAAATGGACGATCCCACAGTAAACTGGAGCAATGAGAGGTATGAAGAATGTAAAGAAAAACTTCTGCCGTTTTTGAAAAAAATCGGCTTCAGTCCCAAAAAGGACATTCACTTTATGCCGTGTTCAGGACTGACCGGAGCAAATATTAAAGAGCAATCAGAATTCTGCCCTTGGTACACTGGAttgccatttatttcatatttggaCAGTATGCCAAACTTCAGCAGATCAATTGATGGGCCAATTAGACTGCCAATTGTGGATAAATACAAGGATATGGGCACTGTGGTCCTGGGAAAACTGGAGTCAGGATCCATTTCTAAAGGCCAGCATCTTGTGATGATGCCAAACAAGCACAATGTGGAAGTTCTTGGACTACTTTCTGATGATACTGAAACTGACTATGTGGCCCCAGGTGAAAACCTCAAAATCAGACTGAAAGGAATTGAAGAAGAAGAGATTCTTCCCGGATTCATACTTTGTGAACCAAAAAATCTATGCCACTCTGGACGTACATTTGATGTTCAGATAATGATCATTGAGCACAAGTCCATTATCTGCCCAGGTTATAATGCAGTTCTGCATATTCATACTTGTGTTGAGGAAGTTGAGATAACAGCCTTAATATCCTTGATAGATAAAAAGTCAGGAGAAAAAAGTAAGACACGGCCCCGTTTTGTAAAACAAGATCAAGTGTGCATTGCCCGTTTAAGGACAGCAGGAATTATATGCCTTGAGACATTCAAAGATTTTCCTCAGATGGGTCGTTTTACTTTAAGGGATGAGGGTAAGACCATTGCAATCGGGAAAGTTCTGAAACTAGTCCCCGAGAAGGACTAA